A DNA window from Anastrepha obliqua isolate idAnaObli1 chromosome 5, idAnaObli1_1.0, whole genome shotgun sequence contains the following coding sequences:
- the LOC129246896 gene encoding uncharacterized protein KIAA2013 homolog — translation MFRADKSNKFDLGELKRKLKRIADGSILSYRRIFLLLLGVCVFFYILPPVFRYLFMRTPEIKDPHMQCMDDRLTPFFLQNYEFDSNIRHVPPISGERNFIPYIGNGYIGMEVAHDSSLNIKSGRSMQLPMQFHPVVSVAQRNEAGREATVVEYLSGTVHRFQCFSNYFVAYNYYAHRTHPSILMQEIKITNTRNTIEEVELIFPRSYFQSPTSHTIKLGSSTQSSVLKDFDVTTGSILVKADDPTRVIVVSVVKPQMSRIVQLKKRGAITIIFPISVHYSQPITLDKLEGTQQDVENKAVQAMTKVLQKLQNKPDAQPNAHTFRQEHVNVWSDLWATGFSISTSKAENSLNGDRINASMYAVLSQTRSYEYEEFASLKSPSKQEIAKALTYAEGCYDSYYTLQAENLWLTADTLEKLNNLVSSWMVTLEKQGCHNLIRAGASGVIQAMVLSFGSFRFSNQHLECNMHPKYLHRDFLFRRLNYGNKTHLNVSITVTEDNKAVINVALDRSDRSYYACDGGCLDEPVLLTQSRRQFPVKLTEPLTAILYITEDKQHMEELHKAIHVREVVEAPAHEQHLIALHRHGHQLGGLPTLFWVSVCAIIIVFHAFLCKLIIKEYCEPSEKLRYRYNKP, via the exons ATGTTTCGAGCAGACAAATCTAACAAATTCGACTTGGGTGAGCTGAAGAGAAAACTTAAACGTATTGCTGATGGTAGCATCTTGTCTTATCGCCGGATATTTCTGCTTCTACTGGGAGTATGTgtgtttttctatattttgcCACCGGTTTTTCGCTATCTGTTCATGCGTACACCAGAGATAAAGG ATCCACATATGCAGTGCATGGACGACCGTTTAACTCCATTTTTCCTGCAAAACTATGAGTTCGATTCCAATATACGTCACGTGCCACCCATATCCGGAGAACGTAATTTTATACCTTATATTGGTAATGGATATATTGGTATGGAGGTCGCACATGATTCCTCCTTGAATATAAAATCGGGCCGATCAATGCAATTGCCAATGCAATTCCATCCAGTTGTCTCGGTAGCACAAAGAAACGAAGCTGGACGAGAGGCAACGGTAGTTGAGTACTTGTCTGGTACAGTGCACAG ATTTCAATGCTTCTCAAATTATTTTGTCGCCTATAATTACTACGCACACCGTACGCACCCGAGCATCTTAATGCAGGAAATTAAAATAACCAATACCCGAAACACCATAGAGGAGGTGGAACTGATTTTCCCCCGTAGTTACTTTCAGTCACCAACCTCACATACAATTAAATTAGG TTCGTCAACTCAATCGTCTGTACTGAAAGATTTTGACGTTACCACGGGAAGTATTTTAGTAAAAGCGGACGATCCCACTCGCGTCATTGTAGTGAGTGTTGTCAAACCACAAATGAGTCGCATCGTTCAGCTGAAGAAACGTGGCGCTATCACCATAATATTTCCAATCTCAGTACATTATTCACAACCTATAACGCTTGACAAGTTGGAGGGAACCCAACAAGATGTAGAAAATAAAGCTGTACAAGCTATGACAAAAGTTTTGcagaaattacaaaacaaacccGATGCACAACCAAATGCACATACATTTCGCCAAGAGCACGTTAACGTTTGGTCTGATTTGTGGGCTACCGGTTTCAGTATTAGTACATCTAAAGCAGAGAACAGTTTAAATGGTGATCGCATTAATGCTTCcatgtatgcagttttatcCCAAACACGCAGTTATGAATATGAAGAGTTTGCTTCATTAAAATCGCCTAGCAAACAGGAAATTGCTAAGGCATTAACATATGCCGAAGGTTGTTATGATTCGTACTATACCTTGCAAGCCGAGAATCTTTGGTTGACCGCTGACACTTTGGAAAAACTCAATAATTTAGTATCATCATGGATGGTTACTTTAGAAAAGCAG GGTTGTCACAATCTTATTCGTGCTGGCGCTTCAGGAGTAATACAAGCTATGGTTTTAAGCTTTGGCAGTTTTCGTTTCAGCAATCAACATTTGGAGTGTAACATGCATCCCAAGTATCTCCATCGGGACTTTCTCTTTCGTCGTCTGAACTATGGCAATAAAACACATCTTAATGTATCGATCACAGTTACCGAAGATAATAAAGCGGTTATTAATGTGGCGCTTGATCGCTCAGATCGTAGTTATTACGCTTGTGATGGCGGGTGCTTGGATGAACCAGTTTTACTAAC TCAAAGCCGTCGCCAGTTCCCGGTCAAATTAACCGAGCCTCTGAcagcaattttatatattacagaGGATAAACAACACATGGAAGAGCTTCATAAGGCTATACATGTTAGAGAAGTAGTTGAAG CTCCTGCGCACGAACAGCACTTAATCGCGCTTCATAGGCACGGCCATCAATTAGGTGGTTTGCCTACACTCTTCTGGGTATCAGTGTGTGCAATAATTATAGTATTTCATGCGTTCCTgtgtaaattaattattaaggaATATTGCGAGCCATCGGAAAAGTTGAGATATCGATATAATAAACCATGA
- the LOC129246897 gene encoding aspartate aminotransferase, mitochondrial-like: MLQFKKGAAMLKTSNLVFLNPRISLDYPRYKSWFADVKMAPPDAILGLTEAFLSDKNPKKVNLGVGAYRDDGNKPWVLPSVREAEKRIASKNMNHEYAPINGLAEFYNKSVELALGKDSEILKDKRNSTSQCLSGTGSLRIGAAFLGLFWKGERLVHLPNPTWPNHRPIFMHSGLKVATYNYYDPKTLGLNEQGLYESLCKIPEKSIVLLHSCAHNPTGVDPNKEQWLEISRIMKSRNLYPFFDMAYLGFASGDIDKDAEAVRIFASEGHEFCLAQSFAKNMGLYGERVGTLTIVCSTKDEAERVTSNVKTIIRPMYSSPPVYGARIATEIFGDNELYCMWLEDLQTMANRTINMRNQLMEKLLALGSKRSWEHITNQIGMFCYTGLNPEQVERLTKEFSIYLTKDGRIAVVGLSTKNVTYVAESIHAVTKG, from the exons ATGTTACAGTTTAAGAAAGGTGCTGCGATGCTCAAAACCTCCAACTTAGTTTTTCTTAATCCAAGAATATCCCTTGATTACCCACGCTATAA ATCTTGGTTCGCAGATGTCAAGATGGCACCACCAGATGCCATCCTCGGCCTTACAGAGGCATTTTTAAGTGATAAAAATCCCAAGAAGGTAAACTTAGGTGTAGGTGCTTATCGCGATGACGGTAATAAACCATGGGTATTGCCCAGTGTTAGAGAG GCTGAAAAGCGTATAGCTTCTAAAAATATGAACCATGAATATGCGCCTATCAATGGGTTGGCAGAGTTCTACAACAAGTCAGTAGAGCTGGCGCTTGGGAAAGATTCGGAAATATTGAAAGACAAGCGCAACTCAACATCACAG TGCTTAAGTGGCACTGGTTCATTACGCATAGGTGCCGCATTTTTAGGCCTCTTTTGGAAAGGTGAACGCCTAGTACATTTGCCCAATCCCACGTGGCCTAACCATAGACCCATTTTCATGCACTCTGGACTCAAGGTAGCCACCTATAATTACTATGACCCGAAAACGCTAGGGCTCAATGAGCAGGGCCTCTATGAATCGTTGTGT aaaattccCGAAAAATCAATCGTTCTGCTACATTCTTGTGCCCACAACCCTACTGGTGTGGATCCGAACAAGGAGCAATGGCTTGAAATATCACGTATAATGAAATCGCGCAACCTGTATCCCTTTTTCGATATGGCTTATCTTGGTTTTGCCAGTGGTGATATTGATAAGGATGCGGAAGCAGTGCGTATTTTCGCCTCAGAAGGACACGAATTTTGCTTGGCTCAAAGTTTTGCCAAAAACATGGGACTCTATGGCGAAAGAGTCGGCACTCTTACTATCGTTTGCTCCACTAAGGACGAGGCAGAGCGTGTGACATCTAATGTGAAAACCATCATACGACCCATGTATTCTAGTCCACCTGTTTATGGTGCCCGTATTGCAACGGAGATTTTCGGTGATAACGAGCTCTATTGTATGTGGTTGGAAGACTTGCAGACAATGGCTAACCGTACAATAAATATGCGCAATCAATTGATGGAAAAATTACTGGCACTCGGATCTAAGCGCTCGTGGGAGCATATTACCAATCAGATTGGTATGTTTTGCTATACAGGACTAAACCCGGAGCAGGTGGAACGCTTAACAAAGGAATTCAGTATCTACCTGACAAAGGATGGACGTATTGCAGTAGTTGGATTGTCTACGAAGAATGTCACATATGTGGCAGAGTCTATTCACGCCGTTACGAAAGGCTAA
- the LOC129249448 gene encoding aspartate aminotransferase, mitochondrial-like → MANISGKTLLSANRAFGAALNTNAVRTQSWFAGVQMGPPDAILGVTEAFKRDTNPKKINLGVGAYRDDNGKPWVLPSVRTAEERVVAKQLDKEYATIIGIPDFYNKAIELALGKDSERLREKHNATTQSISGTGALRIGAAFLSKFWQGNREVYVPTPTWGNHVPIFEHSGLPIKKYRYYDPKTCGLDVKGCFDDISKIPEKSIVLLHACAHNPTGVDLSLEQWKELSQLIKKKNLFPFFDMAYQGFASGDVDRDAQAVRIFEKDGHLYCLAQSFAKNMGLYGERAGAYSVIAASKEEADRVTSQIKILIRALYSNPPINGARLAAEILNDQELRAIWLKDVKTMADRIINIRAQLKGNLVKLGSSRSWDHITNQIGMFCYSGMTAENVERLSKEFSIYLTKDGRISMAGVTSKNVDYLAHAMHEVTK, encoded by the exons ATCATGGTTTGCTGGGGTGCAAATGGGTCCACCTGACGCTATTTTGGGCGTTACCGAGGCTTTCAAACGTGATACAAACCCGAAAAAAATCAATCTAGGTGTTGGCGCTTATCGTGatgataatggcaaaccctggGTATTACCTAGCGTACGCACG gcTGAAGAACGCGTTGTTGCCAAGCAATTGGACAAGGAGTACGCAACCATCATCGGTATTCCGGATTTCTATAATAAAGCTATTGAATTGGCGTTGGGCAAGGACTCGGAACGTTTGAGAGAAAAGCACAATGCTACAACGcag TCGATCAGTGGTACAGGGGCTTTGCGTATTGGTGCTGCCTTTCTGAGCAAATTTTGGCAAGGTAATCGCGAGGTGTATGTACCCACACCCACCTGGGGCAACCACGTACCTATTTTCGAGCACTCCGGTCTTCCGATTAAGAAATACCGTTATTACGATCCCAAAACATGTGGCTTGGATGTAAAAGGCTGCTTCGACGATATCAGC AAAATCCCAGAAAAGTCCATAGTATTACTACATGCGTGCGCCCATAATCCCACAGGCGTCGATCTGTCGCTAGAGCAGTGGAAGGAACTGTCTCAATtgataaagaagaagaatttattCCCCTTCTTTGACATGGCCTACCAAGGTTTCGCCTCTGGCGATGTTGATCGCGATGCTCAAGCAGTGCGTATTTTCGAAAAAGATGGTCATTTGTACTGTCTAGCGCAGAGCTTTGCCAAAAATATGGGTTTGTACGGCGAACGGGCCGGTGCTTACTCAGTCATCGCTGCCAGCAAAGAGGAAGCCGACCGTGTTACATCACAAATTAAGATTCTCATTCGTGCTCTGTACTCGAATCCACCAATAAATGGCGCACGTTTGGCGGCCGAAATACTCAACGATCAAGAGTTGAGAGCCATTTGGCTGAAGGATGTGAAAACGATGGCTGATCGTATTATTAATATTCGTGCGCAATTAAAGGGCAATCTGGTGAAATTAGGCTCATCGCGCTCATGGGATCACATTACCAATCAAATTGGTATGTTCTGCTATTCTGGTATGACAGCAGAAAATGTCGAGCGATTGTCGAAGGAGTTCAGCATTTATTTGACCAAAGATGGCCGCATCTCGATGGCGGGAGTGACTAGCAAGAATGTTGACTATTTGGCGCATGCAATGCACGAAGTTACCAAGTAA